From a region of the Cervus canadensis isolate Bull #8, Minnesota chromosome 33, ASM1932006v1, whole genome shotgun sequence genome:
- the LOC122434130 gene encoding 40S ribosomal protein S6-like, with protein MKLNISFPATGCQKLIEMVNERKLRTFYKKRMATEVAADALGEEWKSYVGRISGGNDKQGFPMKQGVLTHGRVRLLLSKGHSCYRPRKTGETKHKSVRGCIVDANLSFLNLVIVKKGEKDIPGLTDTTVPHRLGPKRASRICKLFSLSKEDDVRQYVVRKPLNKESKKPRTKAPKIQRLVTPRVLQHKRRCIALKKQHTKKNKEEAAEYAKLLAKR; from the coding sequence ATGAAGCTGAACATCTCTTTCCCAGCCACTGGCTGCCAGAAGCTCATTGAAATGGTCAATGAACGAAAACTTCGTACCTTCTACAAGAAGCGTATGGCCACAGAAGTTGCTGCTGACGCTCTGGGTGAAGAATGGAAGAGTTATGTGGGCCGAATCAGTGGCGGAAACGATAAGCAGGGTTTCCCCATGAAGCAGGGTGTCTTGACCCATGGCCGAGTTCGCCTGCTACTGAGTAAGGGGCATTCCTGTTACAGACCAAGGAAGACTGGAGAGACAAAGCACAAATCTGTACGGGGTTGCATTGTGGATGCCAATCTGAGTTTTCTCAACTTGGTCATCgtgaaaaaaggggagaaggatatTCCTGGACTCACTGATACTACAGTGCCTCATCGCCTGGGTCCCAAAAGAGCTAGCAGAATCTGCAAACTTTTCAGTCTCTCTAAGGAAGATGATGTCCGCCAGTATGTTGTGCGAAAGCCCCTAAACAAAGAAAGTAAGAAACCTAGGACTAAAGCACCCAAGATTCAGCGTCTCGTGACTCCACGAGTTCTGCAACACAAACGCCGGTGTATTGCTCTGAAGAAACAGCatactaagaaaaacaaagaagaggctGCAGAATATGCTAAACTTTTGGCCAAGAGATGA